Within Bradymonas sediminis, the genomic segment CTCGGGGTGGCGGCGGATGTCGTTCTCGGTGACGACCCGATTGGAGTCGGTCAGCACGATCTCATCGTCCAGGACCAGCACCGAGCCGAAGGGGTGATCGCCGCGCTCGGCGGCCTCGTTGGCGAGTTCAAAGGCGCGGCGCAGGTGGGCGCCGTGGTCGAATTCGTCGAAGTTTGAGCTAAAGAGCATTTTTTACTCGTCTCGTGTCGGTGGGGCGTTGGGGGTCAGTAGCGGTATTGGGTGTGGCAATCGGTGCAACCCTGGATGACGTCGGCGTATTTTTCGGTGGTGAGCTTCAGGTCATCTTTTTTGGCAGCGTTGACCAGCTCGACCAGGTCGGCGTGGAAGGCTTCGTCGAGCTTCATGAAGCCGTCGAGGTCGTCGCTATTTTTGGGCGTCTTGTATTTTCCGGCGGCGAGGGTGCGCTCGGTGAGGTCGCGGGCGTCGTGGACGCTATAGATGGTGGCCGGGATATTCTCGAGTTGGTTGGCGATGATGAGGCTGAAGACGCCGATCATCGCGTTATTGAGCAGGAGCATCTCGTGCTCGACCACGTTGATGCCTTCGGGAAGGTCCTCGATCGATTCCGGGGTTTTGACCGCGTAATTATCGTGGTCGTGCCCGTGCTCTCCCTCGACATGACTGTGGTGGTCGCCTTTGGGCTTCTCGGCGTGCTCATCGTCGTGGTCATGGTCGTCATCATCATCATCATGCTTCTCTGGCGCTTGATTGTCTGCTTCGGCCGACGCCGCGCTGGGAGCCGGGTCGCCCGGTGTTTTTGCATTGTCGCAGGCGCTGAGCGCCCCGAGAGCCATCACCAACAATATAAGCAGCGTGCGATTCATCGCGTTCATATAGTGCCTCCGGGTCGTGTCGAGATGCGCGCGACATTTGGAGAAACCACGCGCGATAGTGTGGAGCAGACATCGGTGTATCGTGGCCAATCTACTCTTTAATCGTGCGAAGGGCCAACCCGTTATCTGGCGCCGCGAATCAGCCAGCGGGGAGGAGACTAAAACCGGCGGGGTAGGTGTCTAGACTTAGGGGCGTTCGCGCGGCCGCATTGCGGCTGCACCATCTAGGATTGAGGAGGCACACCATGGCCCATCGAGAAGTGAGCGCCGGAATTAGCGCGGAGCAATGGCCTGAGCTGCCGCTTGCGCAGTGGAAGGACACCTACGCGACGCTGCATATGTGGACCCAGATCGTCGGAAAGATTCGCCTGGCCTGCACGCCGAAGATCAATCATTGGTGGAACTCGACCTATTATATCACCCCGCGCGGCATGACGACGTCCACGATGTATCGGGACGGCGGCGCCTTCCAGATTGACTTCGATTTTATCGACCACCTGCTGCGTTTTGAGACTTCGTCGGGGCGCAGGGCAGATATCGAGCTGACCTCGAAGACCACCGCGACGTTTTATCGTGAGGTGATGGAGACCCTGGACGCGCTGGGCATTGAGGTCGAGATTTGGCCGCACCCGGTCGAGATTGAGGACCCGATTCCCTTCGCCGAAGATGAGCAACACGCCACCTATATACCGGAGCATGCCCACCGGTTCTGGCAGGTGCTCTTGGCCTCGGAGCAGGTCTTTCAGGAGGTCCGCGCGGGCTTCGTCGGCAAGAGCAGCCCGGTTCATTTCTTCTGGGGGAGCTTTGACCTGGCGCTGACGCGCTTTTCGCTGCGCGAGGCGCCGCCGCACCCGGGCGGCGTGCCGAATATGGCAGATTGGGTCACCCGCGAGGCGTATTCGCACGAATGCAGCAGTTGCGGGTTCTGGCCGGGCACCGAGGGCGGCCTGGCGGAGCCGGCATATTATAGTTACGCCTACCCGGAGCCGGACGGGTTTAAGGATTATCCGGTGCGCCCGCGGCACGCGTTTTATAGCGAGGAGTTGGGGGAGTTTGTGCTGCTCTACAAAGACCTTCGCCGCTGCGCGGACCCGGCGGCGGTGCTGCGCCAATTCCTGGAGAGCACCTACGAGGCCGCCGCCACTTGCGGCGCCTGGCCGCGCGACTTGCTCGAGCCCGAAGACCCGTCGCGCTCGCTGCGGGCGTGACCCGGGGCGAGCTGATGCGCCGCGTGGCCTACTTCTCGTTAGCGTATTTTCGCACCTGCGAGAGGAGCTCTTCGAGCGGGTTTTGCCCGGCCACGCGGCCCGCCTTCGTGAGGATTTCGTCGGCGTCCTTGCGCAACCTGATCTTTTCTTGGTCGGTGAGCTCTTTGGCGGTCACCACGATGACCGGCACGCCCCGGTAGGCATCGAGGGTGCGGAAGCGGCGCAGGAATTCGAAGCCGTCCATCTGGGGCATCATCAAGTCGAGCAGGACCAGGTCGGGCTCGAAATGCTCCAGCGCGTCCAGGCCCAGCTGACCGTTCTCGGCCTCGCGCACCTCCCAGCCATTGTCGTCGAGGGTGCGCCGCACCAGCTCGCGGGTCGGCTCGTCATCTTCGACGAGCAGGATATTTCGAAACGCGCTCGACGTGTTTCGGTACCGATTCAGGATGCCGACGAGCTTCTGGCGGTTAATCGGTTTGACCATATAGTGGTCGGCCCCGAGCGCGAAACCGCGCGCGCTCTCCGAGACCATCGTGACCATAATGACCGGGATGTCCTGGAGGTCGGGGTTCTCTTTGAGCAGTGACAGCAGGCTCCAGCCGTCCATAGAGGGCATCATCACGTCGAGGGTGATGATGTCAGGGTGCAGCTGCTCGGCGAGCAGCAGTCCCTCGGAGCCGCTGGCGGCGGTGGCCACGGCGAAGCCCTCGCGCTCAAGCATGCGGCGCAGCAGGTCGCGCATGGTCGGGTCGTCGTCGATGACCAGCACGGTGTGGCTGGCGTCAGTAAGGTCGAGCGCCTGGGGGGGAGCGTCGAAGGAGGGGGCGGAGTCTGCGTCGGCGAGTTCGGCGGCATGCAGGCTATGGGCGCCGCCCATATTGGTGCGCAGGCGCACCCGAAATAGGCTTCCCTCGCCGAGGGTCGACTCGACCTCGACATCGCCGCCGAGCAGGGTGCAGAAGTGACGGGTGATGGTCAGGCCGAGGCCGGTGCCGCCGAACTCGCGGGTCGTCGAGGAGTCGGCCTGCGTGAACGCTTCAAAGATGGTCTCGACCTGTTCCTCGCTCATGCCCACGCCGGTGTCTTCGATCTCGAAGACGATTTGCTCATATGTATCATCCGGCGCCACGCGAATGGCGATGCGCCCGTTGGCGGTGAATTTGCAGGCGTTGCTCATCAGGTTAAAGAGAATCTGTCGGACCTTGGTGGCGTCCGAATTCATATAGCCCAGGCGCTCGTCAAGTTCGACGCTGACCGCGTTATTGGACTTCTTTGCCAGCGGCGCGATGGTGCTGTGGATGTCGTCGATGAGCGCGGCGACCTCGAACTCTTCGAGGTGCAGGGTCATCTTTCCTGCCTCGATTTTGGAGAGGTCCAGGATGTCGTTGATCAGCGAGAGCAGGTGGGTGCCGGCGGTGCGGATGCGGTTTAAGTCGGGCAAGAATTCGGTGACCGCGTCGATGCTCTCGATGCCCTCGTCGCGCATCAGCTCGATCTCTTCTTTGATCATCTCGGAGTAGCCGATGACCGCGTTGAGCGGGGTGCGCAGTTCATGGCTCATATTGGCCAAAAACGCGCTCTTCGCCCGGCTCGCCTCGATGGCCTGGTCGCGCGCGTCGCGCAGGGCCTGGTTTGCGACCTGGCGCTCGGTGATGTCCCGGAGCACCAGGACGATGCGGGAGTCGTGGCGCCCGAAGGCGACCTCCAGGGGGAATTCGTGCGCGGCATCGCGCCGGCCGATATATTCGACAGGTTCGCCGAAGACGCGATTTTCAAAGGCCTCGCCCAGGGCATTGGGGTCGAGCTCGGCGATGAGGTCGCGGATATTCTGGGCGACAATATTGGGGCGCTCGCGCCCGAAAATGCGCGCGGTCGCCCGGTTTGCGCTTAGAATCTGTCCATCCGGGTCAAGGGTAAGGATGGCGTCGGGGGCGGTCTCAAGCACCGCGCTGGTCTCGGCCTCTTTGTGGCGAAGCGCATCGGAGAGCCAGACTTGCAGCGAGTTTTTAAGATGCAAGATGGTGAAGGTGATGATGAGCAGGCCGATCAACGCGATACCGAATTGGATATAGGAGACCAGCGGTGCGTCGGTGCGTTTGAAATTATAGCCCAGCACGGTCGCGGTCGTGATGGACGCGAAGGTCAGGCATACCGCGATGAGCCAGCCCAGCGCGGCGCGGTTCGACTGTAGCAGGGAGGCCAGAAGGGGCATCACCACCAGCCAGAGGAGCGCGGGGGAGTAGAGGCCGCCGGTCAGAAACGTGATCCACAGCAGCGTGGAGTACAGCGGCAGGATGATGCAGTGGCCGGCGAGGGTGAGGTTCGAGGTGGCGCGCAATACGAAGGGCGCGGTCGCGATCAGCGCGGTGCCGGCGAGCAAGCTCAGGCCGACGTGATAGGTGCCCGCGAGCAGCGCGACCCCCGCCGACATGCTCGCCCAGAAGACCGCGAAGATGGTGACCGTCACCCCGATGCGCGCGCGCCGCGTTTCGATGCCGGTAGGGTCCGGAAAGTCCTCGGGGATAAAATAGTCGATCAATTTAGCGATCATGGTGGAGCTCCCGCCAGCTACTTATTTTTAAAATTATAGGTGCTTCTACACATCCTCACGTGGCGTCGCTCAGCGCTTGCGTCGAGCGTCATTACCCGGACCGTCGACCTATCTTTCTGAAAAAGTAAGTGCGCGAGGTCATCATGCGACCGGCGCCGCGTCTGCGTCGTGCCGAAATTGAGCAGCGTTTGGCGCGATCCGCAGTGTTGAGTTTACTTTATTCAATGTGCAGGGTGCAACTTTGCATTGGAAACAAAGATTTTTAATTGCGCCCCCGGGCCTATCGAACCCGGGGGTGCAAAAACAACCTACGGCTCCATCGCGATATAACCTCCCCACGAATGGACCGCATAACCCATCACCCGGGCGCGTCGATACCCGGCGGTGAGCGTGTCAATTACCGCGAACGTGGCGTTATAGCCCTCTTCGTCAAAGGTCATGAAGTGATACTCGGTGGGCAGCGGGTTGACCTCCACGCCGAAGACCAGCGGGGTATTTGTCCACAGGGCGAGGTTTTGCTCGACGCCGCCGGTCATCGCTTCGCCGTCGTGCCAGCCAAAGAAGAAGGAGGGCTGGTCGTTCTGGTTGGGGGTGTTGTCGTAATAATTCATCAGCGCGATATAATCGACGGGGCTGTCGGGCGCGTTCAAAAAACTGAGCAGGGGTTTGTTGTAGTAGGCGATGTCTGCGCCGAGATCGAGGGATAGGGTCATATAATGGCCGGTCTCTTGTGCGTAGGCGTCGAGGGTGGCCCGACACGAGGTCATGATGTCCATCCAGCGCTGGGTCCACGCGGCGTTGTAGCCCCCGGGCAGGCGGTCTTGCCACCAGTGGCCGTCCCAGCGGGTGCCGCCGACGGTATGCGGTTCGATGTCGAAGTGGACGCCGGCGAGGCGCTCGGCGTTGAGCGAGGTCGTCTTATTGAAGGTGACCACGTCGCGGCAGACCTGCTTGGGCCACTGGGCGTTGGCGTCACTCGCCAGCCAGATGGCCTGGCCGTCGAGGTATTCGACCGCGATGCCGGCGGCGTGCGCGCGGGCGTTAAACGCGCGCAGATGCGCTTGCTCGCCCGGGGTCAGCAGCGGGTCGTAGGTGATCGGGCGCATCGCGTCGAAGATATTATCGCGCGAATAGGTGCGGGCCTCAAAATAGAAGCGATTGATCGCATGCGCGCTCGAGCCGTGCGGCGCGCTGGCGAAATTGATGAGGTTTTCGGCCATATTCCAGCGGTTGGTCGTGAAGGCGTGGGCGGTCTCGGCGTCGGCCCAGACCCACAGGGCGCTGGTGTCGTGGCGGCTCAAAAACTCTGGCTTTTCTGGGGGAAGTGGCGCGCTGGTATCGGGCGTATGCGCGGTGTCCGAGGTATCTGAAGTGGCGGCGTCCGCGGTCGCGTCGGCGGCGGTGTCGGGCGGCGAGTGGGTGTCTGCGGAGGCGTCATCTTTGGGCGAGGTGTCGCGCCCCGAATCCTGGGCGACGGTCGAATCCGGCGAGTCAAGCGCGTCGTGTGGGGGCGAGATGCCCTGAGCATCGCGCGCGCTCGCGTCCAGGTCCCCCGGGCCCGCGTCATGCCCGCGACCTGTGTCGGCTTCAAGGGTGGTGGAGCGATTCTTACCCGTATCGCTCAAGCAACTCGTCAATAGAATGCAGCTTACCAGAAGAGGCGCGGAGACGAGTCTCCAGCCAATTATTAGCTTCACTATAGAACTCCTAAAACCTGCTTGTTGCGAATCGAACTACAAATGGAGTTGAGGAAATCGCGTCGGTTCGCCCCGGAGAAACCGCGGCGCAAAGACCCGCTCCTTCTCGTCCTGTTCTAGGTCATCTGACTGAGCACGACCGAGAAAGAAGAGAACATTATTTATTCCTAAGTGCAAGTAATCGTTGGGTTTTGTGTGGGTTGCGTGATTCCATGGCGTGTCTAGGTTGCGTAGGTGACAGCCCTGCGAGGTTGTTCGACACACCTATGATACGCGACAGCTCGCCGGGTTGGCGCGCGTTGCGTGAGGCGCGCCGCGCCGACGCGGGCATCAGCGCCGCTTGGATCCTTGAGTAAGCAGGGGGAGTATATGGAACAGGCATTGAACGAACTCATCGCGTTTCTTCCCAGGCTGCTCGGCGCCCTGTTATTGGTGGCGGTGGCGGGGTTGGTCGCGTGGGGCGCGCGCTTTCTGACGCGCAAGGGGATGGAGAAGGCTCGAGTCGACGAGCGGCTCATGAAGGGGGACGCCAAGGACCCGTCTGCGCCGTCGTTGACCAAGGCGGTGTCCACGGCGGTGTTCTGGATCGTCCTGGTGCTCTTTTTGCCGTTGATCCTCGACGTGCTGGCCCTGCAGGGCTTGCTGGCGCCGGTCACCGCGATGCTCAACGATATTCTGGTCGCGTTGCCGGCGGTGTTCGGGGCGATCGTGGTGGTGGCGGCGGCCTATGTCGTCGGGCGCCTGGTGCGCGTCCTTGTCACCCAGGCGCTGATGCGCATGGGGTTCGACCGCTTTGGCGAGCGCCTCGGCCTGTCGTCGGCGCATACGTCGACGTCGGCGAGGGAAGCCTATAACCATGGTGAATATGCCGGGAACCTCGGCGACCATGAGCGCGCGCAGGTCGCGCGCGCCCACAGCGAGGAAGTCGACGGGATGGATATCTCGACGACCCCGTCGAGCATCGTCGGCTCGCTGGCCTTCGTCGGCATCCTGCTCTTCGGCGTGACCGCGGCGCTGCGCCTGATGGGTTTTGGCGCCCTGGAGGCAATCGTCGCCGACTTTATCGTCTTCGCCGGCGAGATTATCACGGGTCTACTGGTCTTCGCCGTCGGCCTGTGGTTGGCCAATTGGGCGGCTCGCGTGATCCACGCAGGCGACTCCCAGCACTCCCATATTTTGGGGCAATTGGCGCGCGCCGCTATTCTGGTTCTGGCCGGCGCGATGGCCCTTCGTCAGATGGGTCTGGCCAACGAAATCATCACCCTGGCGTTTGCGTTCTTTATCGGCGCCATCGCGGTCGCCGCGGCGATTGCCTTCGGCATCGGCGGGCGCGACGCGGCACACGAGCTGCTCGAGCGCTGGCGCCACCGCATCGAGCGCGATGATATGCAGCCGCCGCTTGCGCATTGATGGGTCTCCCACCGCCCACCCAAAGCCCCCCGCTAGCGCAACAGTAGATCTTCCCCGCTGGGGAAGATGTCGCGAAGCGACAGAAGGGGGGCTGCGAATCAGCGAAGCGCCGCCAGATCAAGATGTCGCGAAGCGACAGAAGGGCGAAACACGTCGATTCTACTCCATGTCGGACTATGCTATAGGCCCCGGAGCTTTACTTCCTATATATTTAGACCGACGAGCATTAA encodes:
- a CDS encoding cytochrome c, with the protein product MNAMNRTLLILLVMALGALSACDNAKTPGDPAPSAASAEADNQAPEKHDDDDDDHDHDDEHAEKPKGDHHSHVEGEHGHDHDNYAVKTPESIEDLPEGINVVEHEMLLLNNAMIGVFSLIIANQLENIPATIYSVHDARDLTERTLAAGKYKTPKNSDDLDGFMKLDEAFHADLVELVNAAKKDDLKLTTEKYADVIQGCTDCHTQYRY
- a CDS encoding DUF5996 family protein, with the protein product MAHREVSAGISAEQWPELPLAQWKDTYATLHMWTQIVGKIRLACTPKINHWWNSTYYITPRGMTTSTMYRDGGAFQIDFDFIDHLLRFETSSGRRADIELTSKTTATFYREVMETLDALGIEVEIWPHPVEIEDPIPFAEDEQHATYIPEHAHRFWQVLLASEQVFQEVRAGFVGKSSPVHFFWGSFDLALTRFSLREAPPHPGGVPNMADWVTREAYSHECSSCGFWPGTEGGLAEPAYYSYAYPEPDGFKDYPVRPRHAFYSEELGEFVLLYKDLRRCADPAAVLRQFLESTYEAAATCGAWPRDLLEPEDPSRSLRA
- a CDS encoding hybrid sensor histidine kinase/response regulator, producing the protein MIAKLIDYFIPEDFPDPTGIETRRARIGVTVTIFAVFWASMSAGVALLAGTYHVGLSLLAGTALIATAPFVLRATSNLTLAGHCIILPLYSTLLWITFLTGGLYSPALLWLVVMPLLASLLQSNRAALGWLIAVCLTFASITTATVLGYNFKRTDAPLVSYIQFGIALIGLLIITFTILHLKNSLQVWLSDALRHKEAETSAVLETAPDAILTLDPDGQILSANRATARIFGRERPNIVAQNIRDLIAELDPNALGEAFENRVFGEPVEYIGRRDAAHEFPLEVAFGRHDSRIVLVLRDITERQVANQALRDARDQAIEASRAKSAFLANMSHELRTPLNAVIGYSEMIKEEIELMRDEGIESIDAVTEFLPDLNRIRTAGTHLLSLINDILDLSKIEAGKMTLHLEEFEVAALIDDIHSTIAPLAKKSNNAVSVELDERLGYMNSDATKVRQILFNLMSNACKFTANGRIAIRVAPDDTYEQIVFEIEDTGVGMSEEQVETIFEAFTQADSSTTREFGGTGLGLTITRHFCTLLGGDVEVESTLGEGSLFRVRLRTNMGGAHSLHAAELADADSAPSFDAPPQALDLTDASHTVLVIDDDPTMRDLLRRMLEREGFAVATAASGSEGLLLAEQLHPDIITLDVMMPSMDGWSLLSLLKENPDLQDIPVIMVTMVSESARGFALGADHYMVKPINRQKLVGILNRYRNTSSAFRNILLVEDDEPTRELVRRTLDDNGWEVREAENGQLGLDALEHFEPDLVLLDLMMPQMDGFEFLRRFRTLDAYRGVPVIVVTAKELTDQEKIRLRKDADEILTKAGRVAGQNPLEELLSQVRKYANEK
- a CDS encoding mechanosensitive ion channel — encoded protein: MEQALNELIAFLPRLLGALLLVAVAGLVAWGARFLTRKGMEKARVDERLMKGDAKDPSAPSLTKAVSTAVFWIVLVLFLPLILDVLALQGLLAPVTAMLNDILVALPAVFGAIVVVAAAYVVGRLVRVLVTQALMRMGFDRFGERLGLSSAHTSTSAREAYNHGEYAGNLGDHERAQVARAHSEEVDGMDISTTPSSIVGSLAFVGILLFGVTAALRLMGFGALEAIVADFIVFAGEIITGLLVFAVGLWLANWAARVIHAGDSQHSHILGQLARAAILVLAGAMALRQMGLANEIITLAFAFFIGAIAVAAAIAFGIGGRDAAHELLERWRHRIERDDMQPPLAH